A part of Anabas testudineus chromosome 7, fAnaTes1.2, whole genome shotgun sequence genomic DNA contains:
- the igfbp6b gene encoding insulin-like growth factor-binding protein 6b: MPILSNLTTVVLLLIAHCGSWTGANRLGPFKMCPGCRDPLGAGRPPRDHNVASSTSVLAQGEPCGVYTLTCAKGLRCVPPPREHSPLQALLQGRGICAKHSRTSPTERPHPTGPHPSHSGDIEKAPCRKLLNSVLRGLELTIFQSDRDIYIPNCDTRGFYRKKQCRSSKGMQRGHCWCVDELGTPVPARASEDGTLPCDGE, translated from the exons ATGCCTATCCTTTCTAACTTAACAACCGTTGTCTTGTTGCTGATTGCTCACTGCGGATCATGGACCGGGGCAAACCGCTTGGGCCCCTTCAAGATGTGTCCTGGCTGCAGGGATCCACTAGGGGCAGGTCGTCCCCCTAGGGACCACAATGTTGCCAGCAGCACATCAGTGTTGGCCCAGGGAGAGCCCTGTGGCGTGTACACTCTGACCTGTGCCAAGGGGCTCCGCTGTGTTCCCCCACCACGAGAGCACAGTCCCCTCCAAGCTCTTTTGCAGGGAAGGGGCATTTGCGCCAAGCACAGCAGGACTAGCCCCACAGAGAGGCCCCACCCCACAG GTCCACATCCCTCACACAGTGGTGACATTGAAAAA GCACCCTGCCGCAAGCTGCTAAATAGTGTCCTGAGGGGTCTCGAACTGACAATCTTCCAGTCTGACCGTGACATCTATATACCCAACTGTGACACTCGAGGCTTCTACAGGAAAAAGCAG TGCCGCTCCTCCAAGGGCATGCAGCGTGGCCACTGCTGGTGCGTGGATGAGCTAGGCACGCCCGTGCCCGCACGTGCCAGTGAAGATGGCACTTTACCATGCGACGGCGAGTGA